Proteins co-encoded in one Zootoca vivipara chromosome 3, rZooViv1.1, whole genome shotgun sequence genomic window:
- the LOC118082807 gene encoding serotriflin-like, protein MMSSVPVPWSKVTQEWYNEVNDFQYGVGKIRPGVQTGHYTQVVWYRSYEVGCAEAECPQQSLKYYYVCQYCPAGNIVGSIERPYKSGSPCADCPGSCDNGLCTNPCKYFDKYSNCAEVVQSSGCKGSLAADCAATCNCPTEIK, encoded by the exons ATGATGTCAAGTGTCCCTGTTCCATGGTCTAAAGTAACTCAAGAGTGGTACAACGAGGTGAATGATTTCCAGTACGGTGTTGGAAAGATCCGCCCAGGAGTCCAAACTGGCCATTACACTCAG GTGGTTTGGTACAGGTCTTATGAAGTGGGTTGCGCTGAGGCCGAGTGCCCTCAACAATCGCTAAAATACTACTACGTTTGCCAGTACTGCCCTGC AGGGAACATAGTAGGATCAATTGAAAGGCCATATAAGTCTGGATCACCTTGTGCGGACTGCCCTGGCTCATGCGACAATGGATTATGCA CCAATCCTTGCAAATATTTTGATAAGTACAGCAACTGCGCTGAGGTAGTGCAATCGAGCGGGTGCAAGGGCAGCCTTGCGGCAGATTGTGCTGCTACTTGCAATTgccccactgaaataaaataG